A region of the Rhodospirillales bacterium genome:
CCACCCAGCGCGCTACCCGGTTCCGGACGACGTTTTCGCGAGCGCATTGGACGGCGGCCTGGTCGTTGTCCGCGGCCAGCACCGGACAGCGCCACAAACGGGCCATGACGATGGCAAGGGTGCCGGCTCCGGTGCCCATGTCCAGCGCCAACTTCGGTCGAAAGCCGCGTTGCGCAAGGTGAACCAGCGTCTCGATCATGGTCGCGGTGGTCGGGTGATGGCCGGTGCCGAATGCCGGACCGGCGTCAACGCAAATGTCACTGCGGGCGGCCGAGCAGACGGGCGAGTGACGCCCCCGCAGCACGAACCGCCCGGCCCGTACGGGCGGCAGGCGGGCCAGTCCACGGGTAACCCAATCATCATCCGGTACGGGTTCGAGCAGGCAGGTCCGGGTCGGGATTCCGACACCCTCCAACGCCTGTTCAAATACGCGCGTGTCGGGCGGTTGGCGCGAGTAACCCAGAACCTCCGCCTCGCCGCCTTCGATCACGGTACTGGATGCCTCGGTGATGCCGAGCAGCATCTCTTCAACCGTGATCCGCGCATCGGCCGGCACCCGCACCCGGATCCGGTACATCACGGGCCGTCAGGCGTGTTCCGCCGGTCGCAGGTAGTCGCCCATGATGGTCTTTCGACTGCTCTGGTCGAACTGAACGTCGACGGCACCGTCGTCACTGGTGATCACGATTCCGTAGCCGAACTTGTCGTGGAAGACCCGCTGTCCCTCAACGAATTGCTGGGCGGGTGCATTCGCCGGGGGCAGAACGGCGGTGCCCCCAAGATCCACGACAGGTTCCGCAGTGTCAAAGCGTGTTCCGCCGTACGCCGGTGCGCCGAAGGTCCCGGGAGGGGCTTCGATGGAGACGTGTTCGGCGGGTAGTTCGCGCAGAAATTGGGAGGGGAAGCGGTCCTCCCAATTCCCATACGTGCGCCGTCGGCTGGCCCAAGAAATTCGCGCCTCGTGACGGGCGCGCGTCAGGCCGACGTAGGCAAGCCGCCGTTCCTCTTCCAGCCCTTCGTCGCCGCCTTCCAGCACCGCCAGATCGTGCGGAAACAGGCCATCCTCCCATGCCGGAAGAAACACGACATCGAACTCAAGGCCCTTGGCTGCATGCAGAGTCATCAGGCTGACACGGGGTTCCGTCGTCGGTCCGTCGTGCTCGTGCACCAGTGCAACGTGCTCCAGGAATCCCTGCAGGTGCTCGAAATCGCGGAGCGCACTGAGCAGTTCCTGCAAATTCTCGTACCGACCGGCTGCGTCCGCGTTGGTGTCCTGGCGCAGCATCTTGAGGTAGCCGGAGTCCTCTAGGACGGTCTCCGCTAGTTCGTGGGGTTTCTTTTCACGGGCCAGTTCGCGCCATCGATCCAGGGCGTGGAAGAGTTCACGCAAGCCGGCCCGCGCGGTTCCGTGCATCTGGCCCGCCGCGAGCAGAGCGCGACCAGCGGATTCGACGGAGGTTTCTCGTTGTCTTGCTTCGCTGGCAAGTTTCCGGAACGTCGCGACCCCCACGCCGCGCCGCGGCCGGCCAATGATGCGTTCGAACGCCAAGTCGTCGTGCTCGTGCTGCACTAGCCGGAGGTATGCCACCGCGTCGCGAATTTCTTGGCGCTCGAAGAAGCGCAAACCGCCCACGACCTGATAGGGAAGCCCGATTTGCAGAAACCGTTCCTCGAACCCGAGGATCAGCGCCGTCGTCCGAACCAGGACGGCCATGCGGTCAAGCGACGTTCCTTCGCGGCGGAGCAATTCGATTTCATCGCTGATCAGGCGGGCTTCTTCCTCGCTGTCGTGAGCCTGGCGAACGCGCACGGGCTCTCCCGGGCTTCCCTGGGTCCACAAGGTCTTGCCGAGGCGCATGCGGTTGCAGCCGATCAGGGATGAGGCGGCACCCAGAATGTGGCCGGTTGAACGGTAGTTCTGCTCGAGGCGGATGACTTCGGCAGCGGGAAAATCCGTCTGGAAGCTCAGGATGTTTCCCACCTGCGCTCCCCGCCAGCCATAGATCGACTGGTCTTCGTCACCCACGGCGCAGACGTTGCCGCGCGCCGCCGCCAGTTGCCGAACCCAGAGATGCTGAGCAGTGTTGGTGTCTTGGTATTCATCCACAAGGATGTGACGGAACCGGGATTGCCATTCACTGAGGATCTCGTCGTCCTCAAAAAGGGTCAGGTTGTGGAGGAGCAGGTCGCCGAAGTCAGCCGCGTTCAGTTCCCGCAGGCGACGCTGGTACGCGGCGTACAGCTCTAGTCCACGCCCACCGGCGAACGCCTTCCCTTCAACGTCAGCTCGCGCTGGCGTCAGGCCCAGATTCTTCCACCGATCGATGGAGTACAGCAGTTTTTTCGGTGGCCAGCGCTTGGGGTCGATGTTCGCGGCGCCGAGAACCTGCTTTACCACCCGTACCTGGTCGTCGGTGTCCAGGATTGCGTAATCGGATTCCAGTCCGACCAGCTGGGCGTGCCTTCGGAGGATCCTGGCGCCCAGGGAATGAAAGGTTCCAAGCCACCAGCCGGAAAGCGCGCGGCCGGTCAGGGCCTCGACGCGACCCCGCATTTCTCGTGCGGCCTTGTTGGTAAACGTTACAACCAGCAACTCAGAGGATCGGGCCCTGCCGGTGGCAAGCAGATGCGCGACTCGCATCGTCAGCACGCGGGTCTTGCCGGTTCCGGCGCCGGACAGGACCAGCAAGGGTCCGTCGCCAGCTTCGACGGCGCGACGCTGTTCCGCGTTGAGGCCGTCGTCAGGAAGGTTCCCGTTGGCGGATTCGGGAGTTCGATCTTGCAGACGAAGGCTTTGCTTCATGGGCCTAGCGGGCCCAGCGGCCGGCAGCGCGGGTTTCAGATTGCAGTCCAGCCACCATCGATCATCAGGAGATGGCCTGTCACCATGCTGGCGGCGGGAGAGGCAAGGTACAAGATGCCGCCGGCAATTTCCGATACCTCGGCAAAGCGACCAAGCGGCGTGCGTGATTCGACGTAGGCCACCCGTTCGGGTTGCTCCAGCAATGGTCGTGTCAGGTCGGTCTTCACGTAGGTTGGGCCGATCGCATTGACTCGAATGCCCTGGTCGGCCCACTCGCATGCGAGCGAGCGCGTCATGTTCACGACGGCGCCTTTCGTCGCATGGTAGGGCAGGTTCGGAGCGGCTCCGCCGCCGGTGACGCCCATGATCGAGGATATGTTGACGATTGCGCCGCTCTTTTGCTCCAGCATGGCCTGTGCGGCCTCCCGGCAACACAGGAACATGGAAGTCTGATTGAGGCGCAGGATTTCCTCCCAGATCGCAAGCGGGACCTCTGTGGTGGCCATGCGGGGACTGCGACCGACGTTGTTGACCAAGATGTCAATTCGGCCGGTCGTGCTGCGGATCCCCTTGAACGCGTCCACGATGTCGCGTTCGACCATGACATCGAGCTTGTGTGCCGATGCATCACGTCCGACGCTGCGAAGCTCTTCTGCCGTCCGCTCCGCCGATTCCAGATCGATATCGGTTACCGCGACGTGGGCGCCGGCCTCGGCAAGGGCCAGGCAAGCGATCCGGCCGATCCCGTTCGCACCACCCGTGACGATCGCGGTCTGGCCGTCAACCCGAAAAAGATCGAGCGCCGAAAACGTGGCTGCGGGAGGCGGAGTGGGAACGTCGTTCATTGCTCAGAACACCCGATAGCGCTTGTAGGCTTCCTGCGGATCTTCGCCCTGGCGAATAGCCTCGCGAAGAGCATCTTCGGTGTTGGCCACCTGCTCGGCTTCGGCGACGATGGCCTCAGCCTGAGCGGCAGGGATGATGACAACCCCGTCGGCGTCTCCCAGCACATAGTCCCCCGAGTTGATGGTCAGGGCACCGATTTCAACGGGTTCCCCCATCGAATCGACCATCCAGCCGGCGCTGACGTCTGCCGGCGTCGCATAGCGGCAGAAAACGGGAAATTCGAGTGCATTGACCATCTCGACATCCCGGCACCCGCCATCCACGACAAAGCCCCGAATGCCCCGCAGCTGCAGGGTTTCGGCAGAGAGTTCGCCCATATGCGCGATCGTGTGATCATTGGGCTGGCACACGATCACCTGCCCGGGCGGCGCGGCCGAGAGAAATCCCGTCCACGACAACAGCGTGTCGTCGATCGAGACCCCGCTGCGCATGGACCCGGAAAGAGTCCAGACTGGACCCGCCACTTTCCTGCCCGGATACAGGCTGGTGATTTCCGGTGGCAATGCGCGGTCGGTAAGTCCGGCAGAAGTCATCGTGTCGAAGACGACCGCCGAGTAGAGTTTTTCCAGGCGCGCGGCGAGATCGGTCAATGCGACGGTCCAATCCCCAGGTCCACGGGGACGGTGCATCGTGCCTGCTCCACGTCGTAGTCACCGGTGCAGAGCAACTTGACCGGATTGAAGCCACCCGGCGCAGGATAGCTAGTGCAGCCGCCGACAACCGTCGCCACGGTCATCATGGCGACGGCTAACGCGAATTTGCCGATCAAACGACTTAGAGCAGGAAGAGCGCCATCAACACCAGAAGCGCAAGCACCCCGACCGTGGTGTAAATCGTGAGTCGCACGAAACTGTGCCAAGTCTTTCTGTGTGCTTCGAAATTCGCGTCGCTCTCTTGAGCCATAGTGCACGACCCCAACTCCGGCGCTGTCAAGCCAGTGGTGCCGAAAACCTAGCAAAGTGGTGCCGCCGCAACAACGCGTAAATCGCTTCGCCCTGACCCTTCCATGAGGTGGCTTCCGTGCATTGGGCCGAGCACCGCGAGGCGGGCATGGCCGCACCGACTGCCGGGAGAGCGCCCGGCCTACGACTGGTCGTCGTGCTTTTTTCCGGCGTCGGCAAAGCCTTTCATGAAGGCCTTCTGCATTGCGTCCCACCCCTGAGCCCCGGTCGGAAGCCAAGTCTTCGTCAACGTCTCCAGGTCCATCGACCTGACCTGTTCCGCCACGCGCTCCTGCAGGGCAGCCATCATCGACTCCTGTACGTTCCGTACATCGGGAAGGCCAAAGAACTGCCGGGCCTCTTCAGGGCTGCAGTCGATATCGATCCTGAATTTCATGCGGGTTGCTCCCCTGACGTCACCAGCCCGGCTGCCCTCCTCAGCTGCGTACAAGCACGTAGCTACCTGGCGCGGGTTCGATGATCTTCGCGGCACCCTCACCGACCACGCGCGAGGGAACCTTCGGGCCGGACCGGCGCGACAGCCATTTGTGCCAGTCTGGCCACCAGGAACCAGGGTGCTCGACCGCATCGTCCAACCATGCGTCAAAAGTAGCGTAAGCCTTGCGCCTGGTGTTCAACCAGTGCTGGTACTTCCGTTTCGCCGGCGGATTGACCACCCCGGCTATATGGCCGGCCCCAGCGAGGACGAACCGCTTTGGCCCGCTGAACAGGTGGTTCAGCTTGAACACGGATTCGGCTGGAGCGATATGGTCTTCCACACTGGCCTGGATGTAGACAGGAAGCGTCACCGCACCGAGGTCGAGCGGAGTCCCGAGGAGCTTGAAGTTTCCCTTTTGCGCCAGGGCATTCTGCTGGTACATGCCGCGCAGATAGTCCAGTAGAAGCCGCGCAGGAAACCGGGTGGAATCCGCGTTCCAGAACAGCAGGTCGAAGACCGGGGGCTCCTTCCCCAACAGGTAGTTGTTGATAACGAAGTACCAGATCAAGTCATTCGCCCTGAGCGCGTTGAAGGTGCCGGCCATTTGCGCGCCATCCAGATAGCCCTTGGCACGAACCTGATGCTCCAGCGCGTCGACCTGCCCCTTGTCCGTGAAGACCTTGAGGTCTCCGGCGTTCTCGAAATCGGCCTGGGCAGCAAAGAAGGTCGCGGCAGAGATGCGATCGTCACCGGTTGCAGCCATGTGGGCGAGCGCCGCCGACAGCAGGGTGCCGCCGATGCAGTAACCGATCGCGGTCACCTGGCGCTCGCCTGTTGCATGTTCGACAGCATCGAGCGCGGCAAAGATCCCGTCCCGGACGTAGTCGTCGAAGCCCTTGTCGGACAGGCGCTCATCCGGGTTCACCCAGGAGATCATGAAGACCGTGTAACCCTGCTCTGTTGCCCAGCGGACGAATGAGTTTTCCGGCTTGAGGTCAAGAATGTAGTACTTGTTGATCCACGGGGG
Encoded here:
- a CDS encoding 50S ribosomal protein L11 methyltransferase, whose translation is MYRIRVRVPADARITVEEMLLGITEASSTVIEGGEAEVLGYSRQPPDTRVFEQALEGVGIPTRTCLLEPVPDDDWVTRGLARLPPVRAGRFVLRGRHSPVCSAARSDICVDAGPAFGTGHHPTTATMIETLVHLAQRGFRPKLALDMGTGAGTLAIVMARLWRCPVLAADNDQAAVQCARENVVRNRVARWV
- a CDS encoding UvrD-helicase domain-containing protein codes for the protein MKQSLRLQDRTPESANGNLPDDGLNAEQRRAVEAGDGPLLVLSGAGTGKTRVLTMRVAHLLATGRARSSELLVVTFTNKAAREMRGRVEALTGRALSGWWLGTFHSLGARILRRHAQLVGLESDYAILDTDDQVRVVKQVLGAANIDPKRWPPKKLLYSIDRWKNLGLTPARADVEGKAFAGGRGLELYAAYQRRLRELNAADFGDLLLHNLTLFEDDEILSEWQSRFRHILVDEYQDTNTAQHLWVRQLAAARGNVCAVGDEDQSIYGWRGAQVGNILSFQTDFPAAEVIRLEQNYRSTGHILGAASSLIGCNRMRLGKTLWTQGSPGEPVRVRQAHDSEEEARLISDEIELLRREGTSLDRMAVLVRTTALILGFEERFLQIGLPYQVVGGLRFFERQEIRDAVAYLRLVQHEHDDLAFERIIGRPRRGVGVATFRKLASEARQRETSVESAGRALLAAGQMHGTARAGLRELFHALDRWRELAREKKPHELAETVLEDSGYLKMLRQDTNADAAGRYENLQELLSALRDFEHLQGFLEHVALVHEHDGPTTEPRVSLMTLHAAKGLEFDVVFLPAWEDGLFPHDLAVLEGGDEGLEEERRLAYVGLTRARHEARISWASRRRTYGNWEDRFPSQFLRELPAEHVSIEAPPGTFGAPAYGGTRFDTAEPVVDLGGTAVLPPANAPAQQFVEGQRVFHDKFGYGIVITSDDGAVDVQFDQSSRKTIMGDYLRPAEHA
- a CDS encoding glucose 1-dehydrogenase, coding for MNDVPTPPPAATFSALDLFRVDGQTAIVTGGANGIGRIACLALAEAGAHVAVTDIDLESAERTAEELRSVGRDASAHKLDVMVERDIVDAFKGIRSTTGRIDILVNNVGRSPRMATTEVPLAIWEEILRLNQTSMFLCCREAAQAMLEQKSGAIVNISSIMGVTGGGAAPNLPYHATKGAVVNMTRSLACEWADQGIRVNAIGPTYVKTDLTRPLLEQPERVAYVESRTPLGRFAEVSEIAGGILYLASPAASMVTGHLLMIDGGWTAI
- a CDS encoding aa3-type cytochrome c oxidase subunit IV, which encodes MAQESDANFEAHRKTWHSFVRLTIYTTVGVLALLVLMALFLL
- a CDS encoding DUF6489 family protein, whose protein sequence is MKFRIDIDCSPEEARQFFGLPDVRNVQESMMAALQERVAEQVRSMDLETLTKTWLPTGAQGWDAMQKAFMKGFADAGKKHDDQS
- the phaC gene encoding class I poly(R)-hydroxyalkanoic acid synthase is translated as MSSLARQQGEGSQPTSGFRSVAEGLPDLQFDPSRIMTRQLELWRDYQTLWLSTTTRMMGQDASPVIEPEQGDQRFRDAEWSANPVFDFIKQSYLLNARWLRETVAEVDGLDADSARKLEFFGRLLVDALAPTNFALTNPQVLRETADSKGENLVRGMQNLSGDLRAGRDGLRPQQTDMSAFEVGKNIATTAGSVIHQTPLMQLIQYEPTTKTVYRKPLLIVPPWINKYYILDLKPENSFVRWATEQGYTVFMISWVNPDERLSDKGFDDYVRDGIFAALDAVEHATGERQVTAIGYCIGGTLLSAALAHMAATGDDRISAATFFAAQADFENAGDLKVFTDKGQVDALEHQVRAKGYLDGAQMAGTFNALRANDLIWYFVINNYLLGKEPPVFDLLFWNADSTRFPARLLLDYLRGMYQQNALAQKGNFKLLGTPLDLGAVTLPVYIQASVEDHIAPAESVFKLNHLFSGPKRFVLAGAGHIAGVVNPPAKRKYQHWLNTRRKAYATFDAWLDDAVEHPGSWWPDWHKWLSRRSGPKVPSRVVGEGAAKIIEPAPGSYVLVRS